One Cuculus canorus isolate bCucCan1 chromosome 1, bCucCan1.pri, whole genome shotgun sequence DNA segment encodes these proteins:
- the BEST3 gene encoding bestrophin-3 isoform X2: MICIDVSFYRTYLQLLSGNSSNNTERFFLTGSQKRFFEKLSIYCDKYAEQIPVTFVLGFYVTLVVNRWWNQFVNLPWPDRLMFLISSCVQGRDEYGRLLRRTLMRYVNLTSLLIFRSVSTAVYKRFPTMDHVVGAGFMTRYERKIFDELKSPHLKYWVPFVWFGNLASKARKEGRIRDSVDLQTLMNEMNKYRSWCSLLFGYDWVGIPLVYTQVVTLAVYTFFFACLIGRQFLDTDQGYQGHDLDLYIPIFTLLQFFFYAGWLKVAEQLINPFGEDDDDFETNWCIDRNLQVSLLAVDEMHMNLPRMEKDIYWNDSSARPPYTKAAADYCIPSFLGSTIEMGLADTEFLYGEEWPWEEEKHQRRSVLRRVKRFLSVHEGPSSPTHRHYSRQTSENSVFFPADEKGHIRRLQEMHTRGRHSTSSFKKKHERADRSNRLQSSRDLGPITETSRSEAQFAEGGSDTSSEISKPVPEVIISEAEEETPDVLDKPDLQTEHSTGISEEKLQRSLTEANVTLLDHPFFPPEMTTYLLGSEVHQSLPTVIGEHKHEPQGSNIAGFITDPERNLQRWSLPSFHSHNRASNADAVLSSTDSETTSQQRTSSDGKNVAAAGLETFEMQHLWENLESKETDIVEFSNEKTERKL; encoded by the exons attttttctTACAGGTAGCCAAAAACGGTTCTTTGAAAAATTATCAATTTACTGTGACAAATATGCTGAGCAAATCCCAGTAACTTTTGTGCTTG GTTTCTATGTTACTTTGGTGGTGAATCGTTGGTGGAACCAGTTTGTGAACTTGCCATGGCCAGACCGACTGATGTTCCTCATCTCTAGCTGTGTCCAGGGCAGAGATGAATATGGGCGCTTGTTAAGGAGGACTCTCATGCGTTATGTGAATCTAACGTCCCTGCTGATTTTTCGCTCTGTGAGCACAGCCGTGTATAAAAGGTTTCCCACCATGGACCATGTAGTAGGAGCAG gtttCATGACaagatatgaaagaaaaatttttgaTGAGCTTAAATCTCCTCACCTTAAATACTGGGTTCCATTTGTCTGGTTTGGAAATTTGGCATCAAAGGCACgaaaagagggaagaattcGAGACAGTGTAGATCTACAGACACTGATGAAC gagATGAATAAGTACCGGTCTTGGTGTAGTCTTTTGTTTGGCTATGACTGGGTTGGAATTCCACTGGTCTATACCCAG GTTGTTACTCTTGCAGTctatacttttttctttgcctgcctGATAGGGCGCCAATTTTTGGATACTGACCAAGGGTatcagggacatgatttagaTCTTTACATTCCAATCTTCACACTGTTACAGTTCTTCTTCTACGCAGGATGGCTCAAG gtcGCTGAACAACTTATTAATCCATTTGGAGAGGATGATGATGATTTTGAAACTAACTGGTGCATCGACAGAAATTTACAG GTCTCACTTCTGGCGGTGGATGAGATGCACATGAACTTACCAAGGATGGAGAAAGATATTTACTGGAATGATTCCTCTGCCCGGCCACCCTacacaaaagcagctgctgattACTGTATTCCTTCATTCCTGGGATCAACTATTGAAATGGG GCTGGCTGATACCGAATTCCTCTACGGGGAAGAGTGGccctgggaggaggagaaacacCAAAGACGATCGGTGCTGAGAAGAGTCAAGAGATTTCTAAGCGTCCATGAGGGCCCTTCATCCCCAACTCACCGGCACTACAGTCGGCAGACAAGTGAGAATTCAGTGTTTTTCCCAGCAGACGAAAAGGGGCACATCAGACGGCTGCAAGAAATGCACACAAGAGGGAGACACTCTACGTCGAGCTTCAAGAAGAAACACGAGAGAGCTGACAGAAGTAACAGACTTCAGAGTAGCAGGGATCTAGGACCCATAACGGAAACCTCAAGGAGCGAGGCACAGTTCGCTGAAGGTGGCAGTGACACTTCATCTGAGATAAGCAAGCCAGTTCCTGAGGTCATCATCTCTGAAGCTGAGGAGGAAACACCTGATGTGCTGGACAAACCAGATCTCCagacagagcacagcacaggcaTATCAGAAGAGAAGCTCCAAAGGAGCCTAACTGAAGCAAATGTGACACTTCTGGAccatccttttttccccccagaaatGACTACATATCTCCTAGGCTCTGAGGTGCATCAGTCACTTCCTACTGTCATAGGGGAACACAAACATGAACCTCAAGGTAGCAACATAGCTGGTTTCATAACAGATCCTGAGAGAAACCTTCAGCGATGGAGTTTACCAAGCTTCCATAGTCATAATAGAGCATCAAACGCTGATGCTGTGCTCTCTTCAACAGATTCTGAGACAACTTCACAACAAAGGACTTCCAGTGACGGGAAAAATGTAGCTGCTGCTGGTCTAGAGACATTTGAGATGCAGCACCTATGGGAAAACCTAGAATCTAAGGAAACAGACATAGTAGAATTTTCTaatgagaaaactgaaagaaaactttaa
- the BEST3 gene encoding bestrophin-3 isoform X1, which translates to MTVTYSSKVANATFFGFHRLLLKWKGSIYKLLYREFIVFATLYTAISVLYRFFLTGSQKRFFEKLSIYCDKYAEQIPVTFVLGFYVTLVVNRWWNQFVNLPWPDRLMFLISSCVQGRDEYGRLLRRTLMRYVNLTSLLIFRSVSTAVYKRFPTMDHVVGAGFMTRYERKIFDELKSPHLKYWVPFVWFGNLASKARKEGRIRDSVDLQTLMNEMNKYRSWCSLLFGYDWVGIPLVYTQVVTLAVYTFFFACLIGRQFLDTDQGYQGHDLDLYIPIFTLLQFFFYAGWLKVAEQLINPFGEDDDDFETNWCIDRNLQVSLLAVDEMHMNLPRMEKDIYWNDSSARPPYTKAAADYCIPSFLGSTIEMGLADTEFLYGEEWPWEEEKHQRRSVLRRVKRFLSVHEGPSSPTHRHYSRQTSENSVFFPADEKGHIRRLQEMHTRGRHSTSSFKKKHERADRSNRLQSSRDLGPITETSRSEAQFAEGGSDTSSEISKPVPEVIISEAEEETPDVLDKPDLQTEHSTGISEEKLQRSLTEANVTLLDHPFFPPEMTTYLLGSEVHQSLPTVIGEHKHEPQGSNIAGFITDPERNLQRWSLPSFHSHNRASNADAVLSSTDSETTSQQRTSSDGKNVAAAGLETFEMQHLWENLESKETDIVEFSNEKTERKL; encoded by the exons attttttctTACAGGTAGCCAAAAACGGTTCTTTGAAAAATTATCAATTTACTGTGACAAATATGCTGAGCAAATCCCAGTAACTTTTGTGCTTG GTTTCTATGTTACTTTGGTGGTGAATCGTTGGTGGAACCAGTTTGTGAACTTGCCATGGCCAGACCGACTGATGTTCCTCATCTCTAGCTGTGTCCAGGGCAGAGATGAATATGGGCGCTTGTTAAGGAGGACTCTCATGCGTTATGTGAATCTAACGTCCCTGCTGATTTTTCGCTCTGTGAGCACAGCCGTGTATAAAAGGTTTCCCACCATGGACCATGTAGTAGGAGCAG gtttCATGACaagatatgaaagaaaaatttttgaTGAGCTTAAATCTCCTCACCTTAAATACTGGGTTCCATTTGTCTGGTTTGGAAATTTGGCATCAAAGGCACgaaaagagggaagaattcGAGACAGTGTAGATCTACAGACACTGATGAAC gagATGAATAAGTACCGGTCTTGGTGTAGTCTTTTGTTTGGCTATGACTGGGTTGGAATTCCACTGGTCTATACCCAG GTTGTTACTCTTGCAGTctatacttttttctttgcctgcctGATAGGGCGCCAATTTTTGGATACTGACCAAGGGTatcagggacatgatttagaTCTTTACATTCCAATCTTCACACTGTTACAGTTCTTCTTCTACGCAGGATGGCTCAAG gtcGCTGAACAACTTATTAATCCATTTGGAGAGGATGATGATGATTTTGAAACTAACTGGTGCATCGACAGAAATTTACAG GTCTCACTTCTGGCGGTGGATGAGATGCACATGAACTTACCAAGGATGGAGAAAGATATTTACTGGAATGATTCCTCTGCCCGGCCACCCTacacaaaagcagctgctgattACTGTATTCCTTCATTCCTGGGATCAACTATTGAAATGGG GCTGGCTGATACCGAATTCCTCTACGGGGAAGAGTGGccctgggaggaggagaaacacCAAAGACGATCGGTGCTGAGAAGAGTCAAGAGATTTCTAAGCGTCCATGAGGGCCCTTCATCCCCAACTCACCGGCACTACAGTCGGCAGACAAGTGAGAATTCAGTGTTTTTCCCAGCAGACGAAAAGGGGCACATCAGACGGCTGCAAGAAATGCACACAAGAGGGAGACACTCTACGTCGAGCTTCAAGAAGAAACACGAGAGAGCTGACAGAAGTAACAGACTTCAGAGTAGCAGGGATCTAGGACCCATAACGGAAACCTCAAGGAGCGAGGCACAGTTCGCTGAAGGTGGCAGTGACACTTCATCTGAGATAAGCAAGCCAGTTCCTGAGGTCATCATCTCTGAAGCTGAGGAGGAAACACCTGATGTGCTGGACAAACCAGATCTCCagacagagcacagcacaggcaTATCAGAAGAGAAGCTCCAAAGGAGCCTAACTGAAGCAAATGTGACACTTCTGGAccatccttttttccccccagaaatGACTACATATCTCCTAGGCTCTGAGGTGCATCAGTCACTTCCTACTGTCATAGGGGAACACAAACATGAACCTCAAGGTAGCAACATAGCTGGTTTCATAACAGATCCTGAGAGAAACCTTCAGCGATGGAGTTTACCAAGCTTCCATAGTCATAATAGAGCATCAAACGCTGATGCTGTGCTCTCTTCAACAGATTCTGAGACAACTTCACAACAAAGGACTTCCAGTGACGGGAAAAATGTAGCTGCTGCTGGTCTAGAGACATTTGAGATGCAGCACCTATGGGAAAACCTAGAATCTAAGGAAACAGACATAGTAGAATTTTCTaatgagaaaactgaaagaaaactttaa
- the BEST3 gene encoding bestrophin-3 isoform X4, whose product MFLISSCVQGRDEYGRLLRRTLMRYVNLTSLLIFRSVSTAVYKRFPTMDHVVGAGFMTRYERKIFDELKSPHLKYWVPFVWFGNLASKARKEGRIRDSVDLQTLMNEMNKYRSWCSLLFGYDWVGIPLVYTQVVTLAVYTFFFACLIGRQFLDTDQGYQGHDLDLYIPIFTLLQFFFYAGWLKVAEQLINPFGEDDDDFETNWCIDRNLQVSLLAVDEMHMNLPRMEKDIYWNDSSARPPYTKAAADYCIPSFLGSTIEMGLADTEFLYGEEWPWEEEKHQRRSVLRRVKRFLSVHEGPSSPTHRHYSRQTSENSVFFPADEKGHIRRLQEMHTRGRHSTSSFKKKHERADRSNRLQSSRDLGPITETSRSEAQFAEGGSDTSSEISKPVPEVIISEAEEETPDVLDKPDLQTEHSTGISEEKLQRSLTEANVTLLDHPFFPPEMTTYLLGSEVHQSLPTVIGEHKHEPQGSNIAGFITDPERNLQRWSLPSFHSHNRASNADAVLSSTDSETTSQQRTSSDGKNVAAAGLETFEMQHLWENLESKETDIVEFSNEKTERKL is encoded by the exons ATGTTCCTCATCTCTAGCTGTGTCCAGGGCAGAGATGAATATGGGCGCTTGTTAAGGAGGACTCTCATGCGTTATGTGAATCTAACGTCCCTGCTGATTTTTCGCTCTGTGAGCACAGCCGTGTATAAAAGGTTTCCCACCATGGACCATGTAGTAGGAGCAG gtttCATGACaagatatgaaagaaaaatttttgaTGAGCTTAAATCTCCTCACCTTAAATACTGGGTTCCATTTGTCTGGTTTGGAAATTTGGCATCAAAGGCACgaaaagagggaagaattcGAGACAGTGTAGATCTACAGACACTGATGAAC gagATGAATAAGTACCGGTCTTGGTGTAGTCTTTTGTTTGGCTATGACTGGGTTGGAATTCCACTGGTCTATACCCAG GTTGTTACTCTTGCAGTctatacttttttctttgcctgcctGATAGGGCGCCAATTTTTGGATACTGACCAAGGGTatcagggacatgatttagaTCTTTACATTCCAATCTTCACACTGTTACAGTTCTTCTTCTACGCAGGATGGCTCAAG gtcGCTGAACAACTTATTAATCCATTTGGAGAGGATGATGATGATTTTGAAACTAACTGGTGCATCGACAGAAATTTACAG GTCTCACTTCTGGCGGTGGATGAGATGCACATGAACTTACCAAGGATGGAGAAAGATATTTACTGGAATGATTCCTCTGCCCGGCCACCCTacacaaaagcagctgctgattACTGTATTCCTTCATTCCTGGGATCAACTATTGAAATGGG GCTGGCTGATACCGAATTCCTCTACGGGGAAGAGTGGccctgggaggaggagaaacacCAAAGACGATCGGTGCTGAGAAGAGTCAAGAGATTTCTAAGCGTCCATGAGGGCCCTTCATCCCCAACTCACCGGCACTACAGTCGGCAGACAAGTGAGAATTCAGTGTTTTTCCCAGCAGACGAAAAGGGGCACATCAGACGGCTGCAAGAAATGCACACAAGAGGGAGACACTCTACGTCGAGCTTCAAGAAGAAACACGAGAGAGCTGACAGAAGTAACAGACTTCAGAGTAGCAGGGATCTAGGACCCATAACGGAAACCTCAAGGAGCGAGGCACAGTTCGCTGAAGGTGGCAGTGACACTTCATCTGAGATAAGCAAGCCAGTTCCTGAGGTCATCATCTCTGAAGCTGAGGAGGAAACACCTGATGTGCTGGACAAACCAGATCTCCagacagagcacagcacaggcaTATCAGAAGAGAAGCTCCAAAGGAGCCTAACTGAAGCAAATGTGACACTTCTGGAccatccttttttccccccagaaatGACTACATATCTCCTAGGCTCTGAGGTGCATCAGTCACTTCCTACTGTCATAGGGGAACACAAACATGAACCTCAAGGTAGCAACATAGCTGGTTTCATAACAGATCCTGAGAGAAACCTTCAGCGATGGAGTTTACCAAGCTTCCATAGTCATAATAGAGCATCAAACGCTGATGCTGTGCTCTCTTCAACAGATTCTGAGACAACTTCACAACAAAGGACTTCCAGTGACGGGAAAAATGTAGCTGCTGCTGGTCTAGAGACATTTGAGATGCAGCACCTATGGGAAAACCTAGAATCTAAGGAAACAGACATAGTAGAATTTTCTaatgagaaaactgaaagaaaactttaa
- the BEST3 gene encoding bestrophin-3 isoform X3, translating to MTVTYSSKVANATFFGFHRLLLKWKGSIYKLLYREFIVFATLYTAISVLYRFFLTGSQKRFFEKLSIYCDKYAEQIPVTFVLGFYVTLVVNRWWNQFVNLPWPDRLMFLISSCVQGRDEYGRLLRRTLMRYVNLTSLLIFRSVSTAVYKRFPTMDHVVGAGFMTRYERKIFDELKSPHLKYWVPFVWFGNLASKARKEGRIRDSVDLQTLMNVVTLAVYTFFFACLIGRQFLDTDQGYQGHDLDLYIPIFTLLQFFFYAGWLKVAEQLINPFGEDDDDFETNWCIDRNLQVSLLAVDEMHMNLPRMEKDIYWNDSSARPPYTKAAADYCIPSFLGSTIEMGLADTEFLYGEEWPWEEEKHQRRSVLRRVKRFLSVHEGPSSPTHRHYSRQTSENSVFFPADEKGHIRRLQEMHTRGRHSTSSFKKKHERADRSNRLQSSRDLGPITETSRSEAQFAEGGSDTSSEISKPVPEVIISEAEEETPDVLDKPDLQTEHSTGISEEKLQRSLTEANVTLLDHPFFPPEMTTYLLGSEVHQSLPTVIGEHKHEPQGSNIAGFITDPERNLQRWSLPSFHSHNRASNADAVLSSTDSETTSQQRTSSDGKNVAAAGLETFEMQHLWENLESKETDIVEFSNEKTERKL from the exons attttttctTACAGGTAGCCAAAAACGGTTCTTTGAAAAATTATCAATTTACTGTGACAAATATGCTGAGCAAATCCCAGTAACTTTTGTGCTTG GTTTCTATGTTACTTTGGTGGTGAATCGTTGGTGGAACCAGTTTGTGAACTTGCCATGGCCAGACCGACTGATGTTCCTCATCTCTAGCTGTGTCCAGGGCAGAGATGAATATGGGCGCTTGTTAAGGAGGACTCTCATGCGTTATGTGAATCTAACGTCCCTGCTGATTTTTCGCTCTGTGAGCACAGCCGTGTATAAAAGGTTTCCCACCATGGACCATGTAGTAGGAGCAG gtttCATGACaagatatgaaagaaaaatttttgaTGAGCTTAAATCTCCTCACCTTAAATACTGGGTTCCATTTGTCTGGTTTGGAAATTTGGCATCAAAGGCACgaaaagagggaagaattcGAGACAGTGTAGATCTACAGACACTGATGAAC GTTGTTACTCTTGCAGTctatacttttttctttgcctgcctGATAGGGCGCCAATTTTTGGATACTGACCAAGGGTatcagggacatgatttagaTCTTTACATTCCAATCTTCACACTGTTACAGTTCTTCTTCTACGCAGGATGGCTCAAG gtcGCTGAACAACTTATTAATCCATTTGGAGAGGATGATGATGATTTTGAAACTAACTGGTGCATCGACAGAAATTTACAG GTCTCACTTCTGGCGGTGGATGAGATGCACATGAACTTACCAAGGATGGAGAAAGATATTTACTGGAATGATTCCTCTGCCCGGCCACCCTacacaaaagcagctgctgattACTGTATTCCTTCATTCCTGGGATCAACTATTGAAATGGG GCTGGCTGATACCGAATTCCTCTACGGGGAAGAGTGGccctgggaggaggagaaacacCAAAGACGATCGGTGCTGAGAAGAGTCAAGAGATTTCTAAGCGTCCATGAGGGCCCTTCATCCCCAACTCACCGGCACTACAGTCGGCAGACAAGTGAGAATTCAGTGTTTTTCCCAGCAGACGAAAAGGGGCACATCAGACGGCTGCAAGAAATGCACACAAGAGGGAGACACTCTACGTCGAGCTTCAAGAAGAAACACGAGAGAGCTGACAGAAGTAACAGACTTCAGAGTAGCAGGGATCTAGGACCCATAACGGAAACCTCAAGGAGCGAGGCACAGTTCGCTGAAGGTGGCAGTGACACTTCATCTGAGATAAGCAAGCCAGTTCCTGAGGTCATCATCTCTGAAGCTGAGGAGGAAACACCTGATGTGCTGGACAAACCAGATCTCCagacagagcacagcacaggcaTATCAGAAGAGAAGCTCCAAAGGAGCCTAACTGAAGCAAATGTGACACTTCTGGAccatccttttttccccccagaaatGACTACATATCTCCTAGGCTCTGAGGTGCATCAGTCACTTCCTACTGTCATAGGGGAACACAAACATGAACCTCAAGGTAGCAACATAGCTGGTTTCATAACAGATCCTGAGAGAAACCTTCAGCGATGGAGTTTACCAAGCTTCCATAGTCATAATAGAGCATCAAACGCTGATGCTGTGCTCTCTTCAACAGATTCTGAGACAACTTCACAACAAAGGACTTCCAGTGACGGGAAAAATGTAGCTGCTGCTGGTCTAGAGACATTTGAGATGCAGCACCTATGGGAAAACCTAGAATCTAAGGAAACAGACATAGTAGAATTTTCTaatgagaaaactgaaagaaaactttaa